A genomic region of Cannabis sativa cultivar Pink pepper isolate KNU-18-1 chromosome 1, ASM2916894v1, whole genome shotgun sequence contains the following coding sequences:
- the LOC115704782 gene encoding NAC domain-containing protein 20 isoform X1, with protein sequence MKETSSHQKEKEEIRRDMGGGSSDDNKVDTTEKLPPGFRFHPTDEELITFYLINKISDPTFTARAIGDVDLNKSEPWELPAKAKMGEKEWYFFSLRDRKYPTGVRTNRATNTGYWKTTGKDKEIFNSVTSELVGMKKTLVFYRGRAPRGEKSNWVMHEYRINSKSAFRTSKDEWVVCRVFQKSAGAKKYPTTSTQTRTMNPYALIDQTQTMLQYSSPMMQLPGDPTGHFLFARNNCNNITNNPHELAELSRVLRGTTSGSTNPLNILPSQYNYPVPILPGGGGGGGCLTISGLNLNLGGPPPPQAPPMQPNNNHHQPQIMNLNQQNIMSSNSGSFGHHDHNNGYGSEMNNVPNNGAANNNRSYMNVDHCMDLENYWPAY encoded by the exons GTTTTCGATTTCACCCAACCGATGAAGAACTAATCACTTTTTATCTCATCAACAAGATCTCAGATCCAACTTTTACAGCAAGAGCAATTGGTGATGTTGATCTCAACAAATCTGAACCCTGGGAACTCCCTG caAAGGCGAAGATGGGAGAAAAAGAATGGTATTTCTTTAGCCTTAGAGATCGGAAATATCCAACTGGAGTGAGAACAAACCGAGCGACAAACACTGGATATTGGAAGACTACGGGAAAAGATAAAGAGATTTTTAACTCAGTAACTTCTGAGTTGGTTGGGATGAAAAAGACTTTGGTCTTTTATAGAGGAAGAGCCCCAAGAGGAGAGAAATCTAATTGGGTTATGCATGAATATCGCATTAACTCCAAATCAGCCTTTAGAACTTCCAAG GACGAATGGGTAGTTTGTCGTGTGTTCCAAAAGAGCGCGGGTGCCAAAAAGTACCCGACGACATCAACTCAAACAAGAACGATGAACCCTTATGCCCTAATTGATCAAACTCAAACTATGCTTCAATATTCATCACCAATGATGCAGCTGCCTGGAGATCCCACCGGCCACTTCCTCTTTGCGAGAAACAATTGCAACAACATCACTAATAACCCTCACGAACTAGCCGAGCTCTCTAGGGTTCTTCGAGGTACAACAAGTGGATCAACGAACCCCTTGAACATCCTTCCTTCTCAATACAACTACCCCGTTCCCATCCTCCCCgggggaggaggaggaggaggatgcCTCACAATTTCTGGCCTCAATTTGAATCTTGGGGGACCGCCACCTCCACAGGCGCCACCAATGCAGCCGAataacaatcatcatcagccaCAAATAATGAATTTGAATCAACAAAACATAATGAGTAGTAACAGTGGCTCTTTTGGCCATCATGATCACAATAATGGTTATGGTTCAGAGATGAACAACGTACCCAACAATGGAGCTGCTAACAACAATAGATCATATATGAACGTAGATCATTGCATGGATCTTGAGAACTACTGGCCTGCATATTAG
- the LOC115704157 gene encoding uncharacterized protein At1g24485-like, protein MMIRSNTSTSSSSNSGIWLVWLSVVITLTQYHWCVGVFLSIDCGGSGGRTIDSVTWVKDDDYVSSGVSRETKFSSPDGSHLTTSLRAFPTLDENKYCYTINLGEDDHKDRRILVRATFFYGDYDGMDSPPTFDIYFDGNFWATVNMSLNSNRHVGYEVLYFPKSKATNICLVRTYLDQNPFINTLAIRSLDATVYSRVHSKFAMVKVQRHSQGTQVIRYPDDVYDRHWLPANGVGSIKVSKEATSPIDVSSAEDKPPEAVFRTAATFNQITSMRIFTNRLPATKVGIYMALYFSEVTLLDSSIQKRSFQVFIDGNAYSKPIIPPFGSGMQVYIINITASYATLIELRPTPDSTLPPLLNANEIYTLSQV, encoded by the exons ATGATGATAAGAAGTAATACTAGCACAAGTAGTAGTAGTAATAGTGGTATATGGTTGGTTTGGCTAAGTGTTGTGATAACACTAACGCAATACCACTGGTGCGTTGGTGTGTTTCTGAGCATCGACTGCGGTGGCTCGGGTGGCAGAACTATAGACTCCGTAACTTGGGTGAAAGATGATGACTACGTCAGCAGCGGCGTCTCCAGAGAGACTAAGTTCAGCAGCCCAGATGGGTCCCATCTAACAACATCTTTGAGAGCTTTCCCAACACTTGACGAGAATAAGTACTGCTACACCATCAACCTCGGCGAAGATGATCACAAAGACCGACGAATTTTGGTGCGTGCAACATTTTTCTATGGAGATTACGATGGGATGGACTCCCCTCCCACTTTTGACATCTACTTCGATGGCAACTTTTGGGCTACGGTTAACATGTCTCTAAATTCGAATAGGCATGTTGGTTATGAGGTCTTGTATTTTCCAAAGTCTAAGGCAACTAATATATGTCTTGTTCGAACCTATCTAGATCAGAATCCCTTCATAAATACGCTTGCAATCCGAAGCTTAGATGCTACTGTGTACAGCCGCGTCCACTCAAAATTTGCAATGGTTAAGGTGCAAAGACATTCTCAGGGAACTCAGGTTATCCG GTACCCAGATGATGTTTACGATCGGCATTGGCTTCCTGCAAATGGTGTGGGGTCAATTAAAGTTTCAAAGGAAGCAACGTCACCAATTGATGTTAGCAGTGCAGAAGATAAGCCACCAGAAGCTGTGTTTAGAACTGCTGCCACTTTCAACCAAATTACTAGTATGAGAATATTCACCAATCGTTTGCCTGCCACCAAAGTTGGGATCTACATGGCACTCTACTTCTCTGAAGTCACATTGTTGGATTCCAGTATACAAAAGAGGTCGTTTCAAGTGTTTATAGATGGAAATGCTTATTCTAAACCCATAATCCCACCTTTTGGGAGTGGTATGCAAGTTTATATCATCAACATCACTGCTTCTTATGCTACTTTGATCGAGTTGCGTCCCACTCCTGACTCCACACTTCCTCCACTTTTAAATGCCAATGAAATTTACACTCTCTCCCAAGTTTAA
- the LOC115704782 gene encoding NAC domain-containing protein 20 isoform X2 has product MGGGSSDDNKVDTTEKLPPGFRFHPTDEELITFYLINKISDPTFTARAIGDVDLNKSEPWELPAKAKMGEKEWYFFSLRDRKYPTGVRTNRATNTGYWKTTGKDKEIFNSVTSELVGMKKTLVFYRGRAPRGEKSNWVMHEYRINSKSAFRTSKDEWVVCRVFQKSAGAKKYPTTSTQTRTMNPYALIDQTQTMLQYSSPMMQLPGDPTGHFLFARNNCNNITNNPHELAELSRVLRGTTSGSTNPLNILPSQYNYPVPILPGGGGGGGCLTISGLNLNLGGPPPPQAPPMQPNNNHHQPQIMNLNQQNIMSSNSGSFGHHDHNNGYGSEMNNVPNNGAANNNRSYMNVDHCMDLENYWPAY; this is encoded by the exons GTTTTCGATTTCACCCAACCGATGAAGAACTAATCACTTTTTATCTCATCAACAAGATCTCAGATCCAACTTTTACAGCAAGAGCAATTGGTGATGTTGATCTCAACAAATCTGAACCCTGGGAACTCCCTG caAAGGCGAAGATGGGAGAAAAAGAATGGTATTTCTTTAGCCTTAGAGATCGGAAATATCCAACTGGAGTGAGAACAAACCGAGCGACAAACACTGGATATTGGAAGACTACGGGAAAAGATAAAGAGATTTTTAACTCAGTAACTTCTGAGTTGGTTGGGATGAAAAAGACTTTGGTCTTTTATAGAGGAAGAGCCCCAAGAGGAGAGAAATCTAATTGGGTTATGCATGAATATCGCATTAACTCCAAATCAGCCTTTAGAACTTCCAAG GACGAATGGGTAGTTTGTCGTGTGTTCCAAAAGAGCGCGGGTGCCAAAAAGTACCCGACGACATCAACTCAAACAAGAACGATGAACCCTTATGCCCTAATTGATCAAACTCAAACTATGCTTCAATATTCATCACCAATGATGCAGCTGCCTGGAGATCCCACCGGCCACTTCCTCTTTGCGAGAAACAATTGCAACAACATCACTAATAACCCTCACGAACTAGCCGAGCTCTCTAGGGTTCTTCGAGGTACAACAAGTGGATCAACGAACCCCTTGAACATCCTTCCTTCTCAATACAACTACCCCGTTCCCATCCTCCCCgggggaggaggaggaggaggatgcCTCACAATTTCTGGCCTCAATTTGAATCTTGGGGGACCGCCACCTCCACAGGCGCCACCAATGCAGCCGAataacaatcatcatcagccaCAAATAATGAATTTGAATCAACAAAACATAATGAGTAGTAACAGTGGCTCTTTTGGCCATCATGATCACAATAATGGTTATGGTTCAGAGATGAACAACGTACCCAACAATGGAGCTGCTAACAACAATAGATCATATATGAACGTAGATCATTGCATGGATCTTGAGAACTACTGGCCTGCATATTAG